The sequence below is a genomic window from Fulvitalea axinellae.
TTTGCCGTAAGGCTGATGGCCGTGAGTTCATTGTCGGTGGCATTTAGACTCAACAAGGCCGTGTTCTTGCTCAAGTCTAAGTTTTTAAAGGAGTTGCCGCCCAAGTTGAGGCGCTCCAAAGACAGTGATTTCGTAAGGTTTATTTCGGTCAGGTCGTTGTCCGAAAGGTCAAGGTTCTTTAGCGCTGTATTTTTTGAAAGGTCTGTGGCGGTAAGCGCATTACCCGACACGTCGAGATTTTTTAAGGCCGTAAATCCCGCTATACCTGTGAGTTTGGCGATATTCTGATCTTTCAGAATTAAAGATTCGATCTTCTCGGCTTTCGACTTTAGAATCTTTCCGTCTAGAGCATCATCATGCTTTAGTCTAATAAGGGCTTGCTCAAATTTCTGATCATCAATCGCGATAAACTCCAACTCCGATACGGGGTCGTCTTTCTTATCGCTACAGGAGCCGACGATCATTCCGGCAAAAACCGAAGCCATTAATAAAGTGCGAAAACGAGTTCTCATAGGTAATTATTAGTTATGTGATTTACGCATTTTATAAGACGGGTAAACGCCCTATAAAATGTATACACAAAATTACCCCAGAACCCAACACGGATAAATTACCCCTTTCGGGTATTTTTTAGTCGAGAATCGACTCCTTAGGTTAGGTCATTCATTAAAAGCAAGAAGTGGAAAAGATATGTTTTTTCACCTATATATACAGGTTGTAATCACAAGACCTTACGCAATAATATAACCTTTGAAAGAAAAATAACTGAATGAGGTTTTGTGCTGATTTAATATCATATTCTTATATTTGAAATTCTCTTAATATGATAACAGGCTACTAATGCCTCCCTTGCGCCTTCAATCTTTTTTTATTATGCTAAAAGTGCGGGTTGGTCATTCGAAGTAGTATCAATTGTTGGCGAAGGCGGAGTTCGTTTACAGTTATATCGGAGGCACTTTATATGAAAAACATCAGTTTATATAACATAAGTAAACAGATCATCAAAGAAGGGAAGAGCATTCAGGAAATCGGAGCGTACTTGCCTTGTTCATTGCACCTGAATAATCTGAACAATTTTGCCATTGTCGATTTTGACGAAAGCCTTCCGAAAAATCTTGGTATGAGTGACCGTGAAGTTTTGGACAGCACTTCAGACTTGATGACGAAGACTGTAGAGCCCGGTGATTTGGCTTACGCTGTACATGAGATGGAACATTATTTACGGAATGCGGATAGCCAACGGAACTTTGAGTTTGTTCAACGCGTTCATTTTCCTATTACGGATTTCAAAGAAACGTATTTCACTTCTGGAATGCTTTTGCGTGACCAGTTACTCTGTGTAAGTATCCCTATCGGGTCATTAGAAATTTTCAATAAGGACATCAACAATATTTTTGAGGAAACTCAGTTCCTAAGAAATAACACTAAACGCTTTTCGAGCCTTTCCGCAAAAGAAATTCAAATAGGCGAATTGATGGCGCAAGGACGGACGACAGAAGAAGTTATGCTGAAAATGGGCATCACGAAAAATACGTTCAAGAAACACCGGACAAACATTTACAGAAAAATTGGCGTAAAGAATTATTTTGAGTTCTATCGGTTCGCCAAAGCATTTGATATGGATATATGAGTAATGAAGCCCTAAAAGCGGAAATCCAAGAGCGCTTAGCCGATAAAATGTCGGGAGAATCCATCTTTAGCAATGAAGAGCCTCTCGGTTTTTACCATGTGAATAGACAGGAAGACGCTTCGATTGTTTTCTTGGACGAGGAGGGTTGCAAACTCTACGGAAAAAGCCTTGAAGAGATAAAAGCGTTGGGTACTGGATTTTTATTAGAATGTATGCATCCCAACGATGTTGAACGCTGTATTCAAACCCTTAATGAATTCCGTGAACGTGATAATGAAAAAGAGATCCTTAGTTACTTTCAAAGAATTCGAACAGTAAGTTCTGATCATTACGAGCTGTACTTGACAAGTGTTCGTCTAAACAAAAAAGATAATACTTATTGCTGTATCACCTGCCCGATGCTCAGGGTATTGACTATCAAGAATCAAATAATTAAAAGTCTTGATACGTATGAATATATCAAATCGCATATGAAAATCTTCAAGATGCTTTCAAAAAGAGAGGTTGAGATTTTGAGCTGGGTATGTACGGGTATGAGCGCTTTGGAAATCGCTGAATGCCTTCACCTTTCACATCATACCGTAGAGAAACACAAGAAGAATATATTTGGCAAAACTGGATTTTCCAACAATAAAGAGTTGATGGAGTTTGCGTTGAATTTCAACCTTCTTGGTTTTGATTAATGAATTATTTTTAGATTCAAGACTTTTTTGCCTTAACAAATTTAGCGTAACACTTATGAGGCTGAGAGTTATATCCTGAATGCGGACGTTCAACGTCATATGGGATTTTTTCAACGGGATTCCAATCACGGGCTTTAGGGAGGAGACATCAGACGTTTTTCAAGCCTTTCGTAAAAAGAAATTCTTGTGGACGAACTAATCTTCTCTGCCCGTTTCTTCCAGCCGCTTAGGTTTTTGTAATAAAGATGACAAATATGGGAGATGTTGCGTTTTAACAAGATTTTCCGGGGGCATTCGTTTTGAGAGTATAGATCTAATGTTTTCATTATTAACTGATAAAAGGAATAGTGTAATGGTTGTTTTGGTTTTTAATTGTATTTTTCAATTGTAATCATGTCATTGTTTTTAGAGAAACCCAAGTGACCTAACCCCCTCCTTATAAAAGGCACTTACAGAGACACATAAAACCAGAATGGAAAAGAAAATCGCTTTATTGGTAATTGATATGCAGAAAGGCTCATTTACGCCTAAAACGCCGAGATACGATACGGATGGTGTTGTTAGCCGAATAAATGAGTTAGCCAAGGTGTTTCGGGAGTTAGGCTATCCGGTGGTTTATATTCAACACGATGGAACTGGTACGGGCGAATTTGAGAAGAACACAATTGATTGGGAGAATCTTGATGAGCTGGAAATAAAGCCCAATGATATCAGAATCGATAAGTATGCGAATGATGTTTTTTATAAATCAAGCCTACAAACCGAATTATCTGAATTGAATATAAGCGAACTGTTTATCACGGGGTGCGCCACGGATTTTTGCGTGGAATCAACAGTACAGTCCGCACTTACCAGGGAGTATAATATAACCCTGATAGCCGATGGACATACTACAGGGGAGAGACCTAATCTGACTGCCAAGCAAGTGATTGACCATTATAATTGGGTTTGGCAGAATATGATTCCTACTAAAGGGCGGATAAAAGTGGAAAAGGCGGAAAAGGTTATTGACTCTTATAAGAAATTAGCAAGCTCTTAGTCAGCGCCACCTATTACAAAATTTCAGACTAAGTTATAAGGTGTGGGTGTTTTAAAATCAAAGCATTATGAAATCAAAAAAACGTTTTCCAGTAAAACAAGCTAAGTCGGCTGGCTTATTATTGTTGGTTTTTATCGCTTTCATGAGCTGTTCTCCAAAAGAGAAAACAATTGATAGTAAACCTTTAAATCTTAGTTTTTCTCAATACTCCGAGTTTGTCAAAGACACGTTTTATATTGATGTCCAATTACCGAAGACTTATTTTGAAGATTCAAGCAAAGCTTTTTCAGCGGTTTATCTTTTAGATGGTAATTTTTATACTCCAATAGTCGCCCCCATACAGCATCAGTATGAGGAAACAGGACTACTTGATCCAAAAATTTTAATAAGTATAAGTTATAAAGATTTCAAATCAATGGATTCTTTGAGGGTTAGAGACTATCTCTATCCAAAATCTATAGCTTCGGATGGAATGGAGGCGCCAGGTGGCGGACAGAACTTTAAAAGTTACATTACTAATGAGTTAATACCCATGATAGATGCTGAATTCCGAACTGGAAAGCATGATAGAACGTTAGTGGGGCATTCCTTCGGAGGTTATTTTGTTCTGTACGCCTTACACGACCAGTTGGAAAATAATGAAACCCATTTTAAGTCTTTTATCTCCGCTAGTCCTACTTTGTGGTACAATGACTTCTATTTAAATCGTTTACCTGAAGCGCTTCGTAAAAGGAATAAAAACCTAAACCTGTTTTTAACTGTAGGAGGCGATGAGCACCCTGAATGGTCTGTCAAGCCTGTAATCGATTTTTCCAACCAGATTAAAGAACAGGAGATAAAAGAGTTTAAATTCATAAACAGAGTTTATAATAACCTGGGCCATATGGACACAGGGCTGATATCATATATTAAAGGCTTACAAGAGTTGAAAAAATAAGATCTGAAATTATCCGTAAAGTAGAGTTTGTGATGACAAAATTAAGCCAATTCAAAAACCGTAATTTCAGGTCTCACATTAAACCGTACTTGCCATGAATGGCCCAAAGCCCGGTTGATATACAACATCCTTCCATCGCCCAAATCAATTTCTCCGGCGCTATAGTTTTTATTACGGACTGGCAAAACCGGTGGCGGTAAGAAAGGCGGTTTGCATTGTCCGCCATGGGTGTGGCCGGAAAAAATCCAGCCTTTGTATCCTTTCCAAACGTTCAGGTCGCAAACGTCCGGGTTGTGACAAAGAACGATATTGGCTTTGTTTTCTTTATATGTTTTCAAGGCGTTGGCCGGTGAAAAATTTAATCCCCAGTAATCGTCAAATCCAATAATGTTCAGTCCTTGAATATCGACACTTGTATTGCGCAACATCTGGATACCGGCAGTTTCTAATTGATTCCCTATTCGGTCTGCAACGTCTTGTTCCGCCCAATTTTTACCATAATCATGGTTGCCGAATATCCCTACCGTTCCTAGCGATCCTCGAACGGCGTGTTTTAGTACTTTCTCGAGCTGACCAAACTGCTGTTCGTTTTCATAACTGACATAGTCGCCTGTATAAACCACTATATCTGGTTGGAGCTTTTGGGCTTGTTTGAATGCGTCAATTATATATCCGAAATCAAAACGATTACCCACATGGATGTCGCTAATTTGCATAAGCTTCTTGCCTTTTAGCGACTCTGGCAGGTGTTTTATATGTATTTTTTTCTTTACAAACTCTAACCAAAAGGGCTCCACTTGCCAAGTGTATAATCCGGATACGGCCCCAATACCAATGGTTCCCCAGACAGATTTTCTGATGAATTTTCTTCTATTCATGTTGATGGTTAATAATTATGTGGTCAGACTATGAAAAAAATTATGGATATAGCTTTCTTGAATTAACGATTTAAAATGTCAGACCAATATGACAGAATGAGTTTATTGCCGTTTAAAAACGGAATTTTCGAATTTATAGAATACAGTGTCCGATATATTCGGCTCCTCTTCGTTTCTGTATGAATCCCCTATATATCACTTTAAAGAGATTACAAAAAGACAAGACAGAAAACGAATCCCGGAATCCGCAAGAAAACCACCCCAATATCCCTCCAAAAACAAACATCACGGGAAATGACCATCTCCAAAGTCAATTTCCATTAAAAAACGGGCTTAAACAGCCCTACAAGGCCGATAATCCATATTACAAGTGTAAATAAGCCACGGATCATGATGCTTAACGCCATAGATAAAGATACTTTGATGATACTTTTCGCCCTATTAAAATATCAAAAATCAGGATATAAACACTTCAAATAACTCGAATAAGGTACATCGCAAAGCTAATGTCCCAACTTTTTAACCGACAGACAGCATATTTATAAATAAACAAAGAAGCCACCCCATAAGCATAGGGTTACTACGCTCTCATGAACTAAGCGTAGCAACTCATAAGTGTCTTTGAAAAGCGTTTGTATTGCACATAATTTCTTTGAAAGAAAAAAAGATGAATAAAAAGTGACACCGGAACTTTCTAAGTGCAAAACGTTAGTGGTTTCAAGAAAAGTATATCCTGTTAAATAGTTTATGTTTCGGAAGAAGG
It includes:
- a CDS encoding alpha/beta hydrolase, which gives rise to MKSKKRFPVKQAKSAGLLLLVFIAFMSCSPKEKTIDSKPLNLSFSQYSEFVKDTFYIDVQLPKTYFEDSSKAFSAVYLLDGNFYTPIVAPIQHQYEETGLLDPKILISISYKDFKSMDSLRVRDYLYPKSIASDGMEAPGGGQNFKSYITNELIPMIDAEFRTGKHDRTLVGHSFGGYFVLYALHDQLENNETHFKSFISASPTLWYNDFYLNRLPEALRKRNKNLNLFLTVGGDEHPEWSVKPVIDFSNQIKEQEIKEFKFINRVYNNLGHMDTGLISYIKGLQELKK
- a CDS encoding helix-turn-helix transcriptional regulator; its protein translation is MKNISLYNISKQIIKEGKSIQEIGAYLPCSLHLNNLNNFAIVDFDESLPKNLGMSDREVLDSTSDLMTKTVEPGDLAYAVHEMEHYLRNADSQRNFEFVQRVHFPITDFKETYFTSGMLLRDQLLCVSIPIGSLEIFNKDINNIFEETQFLRNNTKRFSSLSAKEIQIGELMAQGRTTEEVMLKMGITKNTFKKHRTNIYRKIGVKNYFEFYRFAKAFDMDI
- a CDS encoding cysteine hydrolase family protein, with amino-acid sequence MEKKIALLVIDMQKGSFTPKTPRYDTDGVVSRINELAKVFRELGYPVVYIQHDGTGTGEFEKNTIDWENLDELEIKPNDIRIDKYANDVFYKSSLQTELSELNISELFITGCATDFCVESTVQSALTREYNITLIADGHTTGERPNLTAKQVIDHYNWVWQNMIPTKGRIKVEKAEKVIDSYKKLASS
- a CDS encoding LuxR C-terminal-related transcriptional regulator, whose amino-acid sequence is MSNEALKAEIQERLADKMSGESIFSNEEPLGFYHVNRQEDASIVFLDEEGCKLYGKSLEEIKALGTGFLLECMHPNDVERCIQTLNEFRERDNEKEILSYFQRIRTVSSDHYELYLTSVRLNKKDNTYCCITCPMLRVLTIKNQIIKSLDTYEYIKSHMKIFKMLSKREVEILSWVCTGMSALEIAECLHLSHHTVEKHKKNIFGKTGFSNNKELMEFALNFNLLGFD
- a CDS encoding metallophosphoesterase encodes the protein MNRRKFIRKSVWGTIGIGAVSGLYTWQVEPFWLEFVKKKIHIKHLPESLKGKKLMQISDIHVGNRFDFGYIIDAFKQAQKLQPDIVVYTGDYVSYENEQQFGQLEKVLKHAVRGSLGTVGIFGNHDYGKNWAEQDVADRIGNQLETAGIQMLRNTSVDIQGLNIIGFDDYWGLNFSPANALKTYKENKANIVLCHNPDVCDLNVWKGYKGWIFSGHTHGGQCKPPFLPPPVLPVRNKNYSAGEIDLGDGRMLYINRALGHSWQVRFNVRPEITVFELA